The following DNA comes from Cucumis sativus cultivar 9930 chromosome 7, Cucumber_9930_V3, whole genome shotgun sequence.
TTGTACATAAATGGATACCAATTATCATGCCATCAATAATGTCCTAAAATAACTAAAGTTGGCAGTTGATCAAATCCCAATTTGATAGAATTATTGAAGgttaattttgtcttttactCTTAACTTTTCTTAATGTTTATAGTGTCTAATGGTATTCTTTAACCGTCTTACAATTTTTATGTACTGAAGACAACCCTCTtaccctacaacatttgagtgtcaagaaaattttttctaatcctacaacatttggatgtcaagaaaacttttagaaaaccGCTTCCTACCAAGGGTGAAATCGAGTTGGATtgggagacattctcaacccaacccatattttcggGTTATTTTGGTTGACAACCTAAATAAcccaaatttagtttctaacccAACCAAACCCATAAAATataggttgggttgggttgtctggttgtatttttttgtttttcgtttctaatttctaattattataaaagatcaaaattgTTACgcttaaatttcaaacatacataattcaaaatttatatacctaattttttaacgattttttttaaacgcaattcaatccatattttaacctaacccaacacaacccttataatatgggttgAGCAGTCCGTGTGCTATTCGGATTCAACCCAAATTAGTCCGTACACTATTCGGGTTCAACCCATATTCTTACCCCTACTTCATTCGTACATATGTGGCCAACATGGATTGCACCAAGAAAGACCATAAAATGAGGAGAGTTCAAGCAACTCTTAACCTAATTCTAACTATATATTCCAAACTTGTTGCCACTCGCAGATGACTCTCCCaacataaaagataaaaaaaccTTTGTCAAAGCAAAAAAATGTGACTGATatctctttaaaatataaaaataaaaataattggaaaCTTAAGAAAGACATTGGagctttttttagaaaaataataatagaaataatctattttttttagcaCTAATCAGCATCCCAAAAACTTGTATTCCTGCTAAGAGGAAAACAAAAGGGCAATGATGTGTATAGAATAATAAAGCAAAAGttaaggaagagagagagagagagagagcagaGCAGATTCCAAGTTATCAACATGGTGAACTCAACTGTATGTATTGATGATGAAagtaaatgaaagaatacCAAACAAAGAACAATTGCCTGACAGCCACCAAactttaaacaataaacagTAACAGTCCATATTTTCCTTGTGTTTTTCTACTGCTCCCCACAAGCCCACCTGTTGGAATATAAGGCACAACTGAACGCTAATCAAAAGAACACCACCAACTTCAGCAAATGCCCCGACCCttgccttttatttttttacaatctTCATCCCTTCACCCTGTATTGAATGCTTCAGAAACACAAAATTAGAGAATGTGTTTTTCCATAGCAAAGAATTCAAGCCAGAAACACAGACACCCCGCAGCGCACTCACTagaaaacaaatggaaaagtaaaataaattttgtactTCCAAATGAAACATTATGAGGGTTACCAAGCAAGTGTTTACCCTTGTGTCTTACGTTCAGAGTCTACACTGTGTCAAAAGCTTGAGATATCATTTTAATgctcacaatacaataaaaaggattttttataaatcatgAGAAACTTCAAAGAACAGGCATGTCGAAGAAAACATCAACTATGAAAATGCCCTACCCTTTGCATAAACAAGCAATCATCTAAAGACAATGTCAGTTTGGGTTCAGAAGAACACATAGCAACTTTTATTATAATGGTCGTATGTCAAGAACTTTAAAGAGAGACGAGGAACCGAGGAAGTGTAGATAAGAACCTACATTAGAATGTCACATGATTCTTTTGCTAATTATAAGAAGCTTCATAAGGAGatacaaaatgttcaaaaGTAATAGCCATGATCACCAATACGTTCTAACAAGAGAATTTCATCTCTAGGAATAGTAACCAAGGAGTGAACATATCAACGTATAAGCAACCAATGTCATAAGATGTATTTGAAAGGATGTGGGGATAAGTGGATAATAATGAACATATACATGTTGTGCGGGGACTTAGACATTGTGATAGTAAACATGTGGAAGTTAAAGTTTAATGCTCATAATTTCTATCATGACAATAGTGTAGCTTCCTTTGGATGTATGATTAACATGACCGAAAGGATTCCAATAGAATGCTTTCTCCTTAATACTAAAAATCCTACATAATCGTAAAAAGGATGGACAAGTACATCATGAATGACAAGCCAAAAGAATGACAGCAAATGCTCACAACCCTCTTAATCAAATGGTATTATTTGCTAATTGAGTCTCATTTGCATCATTaaagattaagaaataaagaaaaattgcatggAAAGTTAGACCATTAGAGAACTGTAAGCTCGGACATGCAGAGTAAATGGGTAAATTAGTGTCCATGAATGAATATCGGACATGCAGAGGAAATGGAGAATTGTAAGCTCGACATATTacacaaaaaatcaaaacagtGAAACATATACTTCGaatagatatagatataaatTGAGTCAGCAGAGAAAATATGCGCTACACATTGACGTAGAAACCACAACTACACCTGCATAATTTCACAGTTCTTAGATTAGtgaagttttaattaaattagttaagcCGGAGAAAGAAAACACGTTAGGATAGTTAAGCCGGGACATAGGTCAGATTTATGTTAATGGCaatgaaaaaagagaggaaCGACTGGGGAAAAGGCATTGGagctttaaattatttttatactacaataacaaaatacaacattttaaaaaggaagagTCTTACATTAAGAATAACATCCAAGAGCCTTACTAACTAGCTTTGACCTTATCATCGGCCACAGCATTAAGTATTGGCAGACTACTCAAAAATTCATCAAGGCCCTCAAAGAACCCAATTCCTTCAATGTTATCCTCCCCATGTTCTCCACTTACGCCTGTGGCGGGTTCTTCCACCTCATTGCTGAATTCCACATTCAAATCTAACTTACCTAGTTCCTTTGGCCCTTTCCCTTTATGCTTCTTCCCAGTACCCCCTACGGCTGCCACAGCCTTCTTACTGGGCTCAGCCTTTGTAGAGTTTGACAAACCGAACCTCACCAACCCATTTTGTTCTCCAAACTGCCCATTCATATTCACAACTTCATCTGTGGTTCCATTCCCTACATTTCCTGTGTTCCCTTTCAGTGAGCTCTCAGAATGTGCTCTCTTATCAATTCTACTACCCAAACCTCTCTTaggcttcttcttcttacttATCCTTCCCCACTCTTCATCAGAACTGTCACTTGGTTCTGAAACTTCGACATAAATATCATCCTCTTCACAAAAAAATTTTGGTGTAGATTTCTTGATCGGTTTAACATTTCTAGTTTTCCCCGACTTTATTCCCACCTTACCAGGCAAAGGACAGGAAAACATAGCTGAAAAGGGCGACCAGGCTACAGATCCCACTGCACCTTTAGCATTGGGAGAAACCCCAAGTGGGAAAAACCCCCAGCAGCAGAAGGTAGAAGCACTATCAGCTACCGGCGGTGAAGGAATAACAAGTGCTTGAAATGCCTTGGAACAATTCTGGCACCTAAGCACACAATCCTCGTAACCCTTTGGGTATTCATACAGATTATAACAATATGGACAAGCTGTCCAGAAACTCGGAATGTTCGACTCAGTCGGCAAAGTGGACTCAGTCGGTAAAGTAGACTCTGCCTCCCGTGAGGGAGGATTTGAGTCAATGTGCTGCTGAGTAGCTTCCGGAGTTGACTCATTGACATCACTGACATTTGGCCTCTCTTCCTCTACGGTTACTTTAGCATTCATCGATTTGGGGGTTTTTCTTACAAAGTGCTGCTGCTGCGGATCTTCCTGCTGCTGTGGCCGGTGAGGAGACAGTTGAGTAGGTGGTGGCTGCGGAGGCTGCGCCGGTGGTTGTGGCGGTGGCGGTGGCGGCTGCTGGCGTTCCGGCGGTGGTGGTGGCGGTGGCCGTTCCTGATGCTGAGGCTCCTCTACCGTCATCCTAGTCTCCTTCCTCGGACTAGTTCTAACCGGCTGCGGAAATTGTGGCTGCTGCGGCGGGGACTTGGGTTTTTGACTCGACCCAGTCGTTCCAGGGCTAAACTTGTTGGAGCACATAAGATAATCATTATCATACAACGCTTTTCTCAACGGATTCGAAAGCACACACCATGCATCAGACACAAGCCTAAAAGCGTGATCCGCAAAAGCCACTCTATTGGCCTCCGGGTGAAGAAGAAGCGCTAGTCGTCGATACTGAGTAGCAATTAGCTCAATGCTCTGAGTCGGCTGTGAAATTTGCAAAATACTGTACCAGTCGTACTGATTGTTGATCCGCCCCTCCGCCGCCAGCAGTGTATCCGCTACAGCAATTACCCTATCCGCTGCCTCCAGCACTATCGGGTCCGATTCCCTAGCCCGGATCGCAAAGCTCCTAGTTCCATAAAAATCACGCGCCGCCAGAAGCTTCTCCGCTATGCTCAACCACCGCAACGCCTCCGCCCTATTCCCCCCACCGCCGTTGTGGTCCATTTTCCGACCTCACTCtccccctctctctctctttcactctctctctcccctccAAGCTCCAGCTCTCtccccctctctctctctctctctctctctctctcctcccAGTTTCCACTGATCTGGTCCTCTGTTCTCCACTGTAATCAAGACAAAAGAGCTAAGGCCTTTGGGTTTGTGAAATGACCAAAAAACACAGGAATCTCCCATCAATTACTAACCCATTTCGTCCACGCTTGGTAGGTTTGAAAGGGTACTTTAGTCTTTGTACAAACATCCAAAAATAATTCCCTCTTCCCTCTTCGTCATTGTCACAGTTCTTGAGATGAAAATGTCTGAGATGTTGGAGTTATGgaagaaatatcaaattttactgTCCTaacctttccttttttactttctctctttaatttaCCCCTCGGATGAATAATTCTTTAGATTAACTTTGAAACTCTGATGTAAACTCCATTCCTCCACGTGTCAGATAACGCTAAGATTACATCACGTGATCCACGCTACACGTGCGCCACGATTTTACAACTTTCGTAATTTCTgctcaaaatggaaaaacatacaaaaataaaatatcattataattttttttaaattaaaacaattgatttttttaattaacttttgttaAACCTTGAAATTAATTGGGTAAGGTGGCTCACATTTATAACTCAAATTgagttttgaattaatttcacattgtgatataattattaaagaaagaaaaaagaaaacttttgttgggataagtaaatattttgctattttgttgttattattggATCTTCCTCCTCAACAAGCAAGGTGTGAAGTcaaaaacaagattttttACTTGAATGTGGAAAGTAATGCAAGGTTATATAATCTTCTCTTTGTTtgtgttaaaatttaatgcaTAAGGTAACATTGGGGGGTTAATTCGTATATAGAATGTATATGTATAAGTGTGTCGAGTTGAGAGTTAAGTAGTATTATAATAGACTTATTTTACCTTTGAAAgttatcatatttattatagATGTGTAGTTGACTTAGATTATTGTCGATAGGGTCTTCATTGCTAGGTTAAGATAGTTCATCCACTCCTTGAGTTGGCATGTGGGGTGTGCCTTTATCGATCATCATTCCACTCCaactttctctcttcttacttcaaatctaaaagagtttcaaaactagaaaaagaaaaaaactttggAAGGCTCTCCTGCTGCACTAGAACAATTAGCGATAATATCAATGGTAAAAGGATCCGAAGAAGTAGCAAgctaaaacaagaaaaacaagcaAGCAAGAAGGgcgaaaatttattttgaaaaatgtttactaaatcaaccaaaaaagttagaaattttgattttgagaaatctagttaaaatctcatttttgCATCATTTCCAAACCATTCATACAAATGTCTCTATTGGGTGAACATTAGTCGATCAAATTCGGTTTTTCAACCAAACCAATTATGGCCagtttagtaaatatttaaatcgaTCTCGACTCATTCATTTGGTCTATCATGCCCAACCCTACCTAATTATTTGgggtttgtttgaaaatagttttgtttctagttctatattttttaaatccaatcttattttctccaaatattattttaataaaggttttcaatttttttaaacaaacgCTTGAGCAATAACTCAATTATCAATTACAAATTGTCACGTCATTTATCACATTATCaactaaaaatacaaataattaaattaaaaattgacatatgtcccaaaataaaattgaaaacctaAATTAACATGATGTCACGATTTTTCATTAgattttacaatatattttctttctttgtacaaattaaaatttacaatcCAATATAATTAGAAgggaaaaatagttttattagCCAAATGAACTTAGAGAATGCCTcgagagagaaaaatacaaaaagaaaaaaaaaaaaaccacctCATATGAAAAAATTCACTTTTTAAGATGTCAGAATCATTTTATTCTAACTTATAAGGTAACGCCAAAGCAACAAATGAGAACACTCACACACTTATTTCAAATCTCATGGATGAGCTCCAAAACctactaaaattaaatgaagtaaTCCAAATTTAGATGAATCCAATAATATAGTTCAAATAAAACGAAacaattaatgaaaattaatacaataaatGATAAGgggtttgtttttattttaattagttctACCCTTCTTAAATTAGAAAGGCAACAAAAGAGTCCATAAATGTTGTAAGAATTGTAGTATTAAAATGGATTGAAAATAATACACAAAGGTGATAGTGATAATTATGGgcaaagagaaaaggaaaaagtttatAAGTAGAGAAAAGGTGAAAGGCGTCAAGTCTGAATAAATGCTTGACCTTTATATTATCccaaaaagtgaaaagaaaagaaagggaagaaagaaatcaaataaaatgtatatatatatatatatatatatatggctTTTTTATGGTCTTTTAGGGCATGATTTAAATGCCTAATAAATTACTCAATTTTTAATCTCTCCTCTCCTTCACAATAAAGCAAATTTCcctattttcatttaattgattttctcttttgcttATCccactattttttaattttagaagcGTTTGGAGTAAAAAGTGACTTGTAATAGTTTGacaattataatagtttgtgtttgatttgttGTCAGACTTGAGGAGAGTAGAATGAACTATTTTAACGCAACTTCACGATTGAGGCATGAGAAATAGAGTTATTTTCCTCTCCCAATTTTACGCTGAAATCTCATTCTCTTGACGAGGTGCATCTCGGaaccaatgattttttttttcttggggTCAATCTCGACTGAGATCGACCTTGAGATTCttcccaaatttaaaaaactccttaaagaaaatttctcaGTCTCTCTCGATACTTCTTGGGGCAACCTTAGTCTGAGATCATActacataatatttttctttagttcgGGGCTATCTCGTTGAATGCTTATGTTCTTTAGTTTGGGGCTATATCGGGACAACTTTGATCCGAGATCATTGATATAATTGCTTTTGCTTTTCAGCTCAGTGCATCTCGAGACCATGATGGCTCGGGAACAATTAACCTAAATGCTTTTGTGTTTCAACATGTGGACTATCGTGGGAAATTTGGCTCGAGAAGAGTTAAcctcaatttcaaatttttaattcaaaaatgCATCATCTCGATGACGTACCCAAGCGAGAGGGACCGAGACATTTActtcaagttttaaaaaatttggaaagaatcTTGAAGTTGATCTCGACGTATAATAAGGGAAGTAAAATAGTACACTCCACTCGCTTATGATCTTTATTATAGAGTGTCATGtatcaaatatcattttcgACAAATACTACTATTGGTTGAAAGGATGAAAGGATGAATGCAAATTGTAAATGGTAgtttcatcaaattttattataacaatttcCATCCCTTTTTGAAAACCAATTGAAATggatatttaatttgttactaaaaaagaaaaaaagagaaacgtTTGGGTTTGTTTCATGAATTTAGGAGGTCGGTGTTGGTCATTTGGGCTCCATTGGGTTGAACTACTTTTTAAGCCTAATAacacaaataacaatttttacttatttcattttattaaatatatatgagaaataattatatttaaattttttaaaattaaatctaaacgattttttttggatcaatcacgaataattaaatttgaattaactAAAATTCACATTCACGTCAATTGATGAATCTCGACGATGCATGTGTgatgtgtttttaaattaattactttaatcAAACAtgttcatatttaatttaatctaaataaaactaaattttgttatccaaccaaatctaaaactcatacaataattatatatctaCAAAGTTTATAGGAAAACACACTTTATAAATAAGAATTCTACTATAtacctaaaagaaaatataggaTTCAGAGATTAAACCACGTTCGCATCAAATCTAATCAATTATCCacatcaaatatatttaatgcAAGTGTCTATATTGAAGTGTCTTCTACATGGGACCTCATTTAAACCTTTGTTCAATAACTCTCCTCCTACTTCTAGTCGATCAGAGAGAGTAGAGAAAGAGTAATCACATGTAACCTTAAAAATAGTCTGTCATGGTAGCCATAACCGAGATGCAGAGAAGAAAATCTGTGGAGGAGCAAGATGATCATAAAATCACTACCTCGAGTGATCAAATGCAAGCAGTAGTAGTCAAGTCAAACAACCTCCAACCAACCATAAAGAGATCAACATCCAAGTTTTTTACTACTAAATcccaaacacacacacacattaaTTCAAACTCTAACTTAACCTTGGCGTAAACACCCTCATCAATCTTTTGAAGATTGAGCAGAGAAGGAGGCCATGCACTCCCATGGCAGTCGCACTGAAAGAGGTTTGTGGCATCAGAGGTTAGGCTGCTTCTGATGAAGGTGAAAAGTAAGGGTGGGCTTGGAGGCCCAGTAAATGAATAAGAAGAGAGGCCCAGAGCCAGAATTAGAGGATCTGATCtgattgagagagagagttaaGAATAGAAAAGAGAGCGGGAATTACgagaaaataagataaaatgGGAGTAGTCAGATGGTGGGGGGAGTGGTGAGACACGACGGGTACGAGGGTACAAAGCTTTGACAGTGATACAtcaccccccccccccccccccccccccccccccccctcgTACGGCCCCCACATCGATATTCACCACTTTCCCCCCAAATTCAATATCTATTCTTTCTCATCAACTCTATCTCTTTGTATaaatataccatttttttaatataacaaaatacattttttttaacaaaaaaataatagtggGTGGCAAgttaatttagatattttacagaaatatttttaaggtttgtaattttgcaaaaacagtaaaaataataaaatcaagttgtattttatttttttgtcatttttgtaaataataaagtagGTTTGTTgtagatttaattattataatttgttttgtcatttttgcaagttgcaagtgaaaaaaaaactcaagattcaattctttttgttatccATAAGAATTTCTCtcgattttctttttattctattttccTTCCCAACTATAATTCTAGTTGTCTCATAAActagaaatagaaagaaacCGTTTGTCGAATTAAATCCTAATATAATCACAATGCAGATGTTAGGATTTCCTAATTTAGTATTATCATAATACTTGTTTTCGCTCATTCCTCACACTTTCTCTCTCAttgaacttcaaaatattcacaaataaaaatagaatatcgAGCTAAAAcgaaaattttaatacatcaatttttcatctcaatataactttttatactgtaaattctaaaaattcaCTACTATAAACACTCGGTATTCAAAATATTCCATAAATATCATTAGTCAATCATTCATCCTCTTATGgttgaaatagaaatagactttttttcttcttctttatataCCATCTAACCTCTACTTTAATTGAGAAGTGTAATTTTTTTcgttgataaaaaaaaggaaatgctATGACTTGAACTTGAAGGTTTGATATTAAGACttaatagaaagaagaaaaacaaaaattgatatgATGCAAAGCTTCAAAGTGACATGACGCACAGTTCTCCATGCCTACTCGaactttgatattttctcCTATTATTGGAAAGTGCAtacattttctctctctctcttcctttatttttattttcatttctcatatatatatatattatatccttatatgtgtatatgtatataattaatgttattgGTCTCTCTCTCATTGTGAACAAATTGGGTAAGTTGATTTGACTCAATTTGTTGGCCACTTTAAGCTTCATTCAAccttatttattatcatttttcaaatgggAACGTGTAGTAGTATTGGCAGTA
Coding sequences within:
- the LOC101202983 gene encoding uncharacterized protein LOC101202983, which encodes MDHNGGGGNRAEALRWLSIAEKLLAARDFYGTRSFAIRARESDPIVLEAADRVIAVADTLLAAEGRINNQYDWYSILQISQPTQSIELIATQYRRLALLLHPEANRVAFADHAFRLVSDAWCVLSNPLRKALYDNDYLMCSNKFSPGTTGSSQKPKSPPQQPQFPQPVRTSPRKETRMTVEEPQHQERPPPPPPPERQQPPPPPPQPPAQPPQPPPTQLSPHRPQQQEDPQQQHFVRKTPKSMNAKVTVEEERPNVSDVNESTPEATQQHIDSNPPSREAESTLPTESTLPTESNIPSFWTACPYCYNLYEYPKGYEDCVLRCQNCSKAFQALVIPSPPVADSASTFCCWGFFPLGVSPNAKGAVGSVAWSPFSAMFSCPLPGKVGIKSGKTRNVKPIKKSTPKFFCEEDDIYVEVSEPSDSSDEEWGRISKKKKPKRGLGSRIDKRAHSESSLKGNTGNVGNGTTDEVVNMNGQFGEQNGLVRFGLSNSTKAEPSKKAVAAVGGTGKKHKGKGPKELGKLDLNVEFSNEVEEPATGVSGEHGEDNIEGIGFFEGLDEFLSSLPILNAVADDKVKAS